The genomic stretch TTTCATTGAGAATAACAGAAATGAAGTTCATGCAAGAGCCACTGAGTAGATGTGCGCTCGAGGAACTTGTCAAATGCCGCACGTCCTTGGTTGAAATATTCCCCACTACATTTTGTCCATTGTCCACAATGGCTACGCTTGAGAGGCCCTCATCATacatgagagagagagcgtcCGTAAGCGGAGCATCGGCGCTGTGGGCTTGTTAATGATGGTTCACGAATATCAACCACCTTGTTGAAGCAAAGTCTACTCACTGAACGGATATTATCGGCTGGCCGCCAATTCCCAACTCTTGCACCGCAGCTGGGTAGAGCCGATCAATAGTGGGAAAGTTGATTCCCTCGTTCCAGAAGAATTCCACCATACGGAGCTGACTTAAAATGCCGATAACATCCCCGGCTGCATCGGTGACCAGAAGTCTGTGTATTCCGCTACCGAGCTTCTCAATAGCCTGAGATAGGCTGACGTTTGAATTCAGCTTAACGATAGTGTCTCTGAAACAAAGACTTTGAATCTCTCGAAGTGCTATATGAGCTCCTCCTTGGGCCTTGACCATGATGTCGTGGTTGTCGGGTCCAGCGAGTCCCACGACGGTTAGAAGATAAGCGTTCAGGTCGTTGTAGTCGAAACAAAATGTTGGATTAGAAGCTGAAGTTTCATCCTTAACGAGAACAACGCTGGTTGGGCTATGTAGCAGCATCTATGGTTTCGACATGAGTAAAAAAGGACCAAGCCACAGCGCAGGTAACAGTCGGTACTTACCATAGTCGCTTCCTCCACGCTGCATTCGACGTCGATCCATCTTACGTCGTCGGGAGAAACAAGCTCTCCTATGGTAATATCTCCCCATTCTCGGCCAACAAACTTGGGATTTTGGTGTCTGCTTGTGGAAGGCGGGTGATTGACGAGATCCTGAATCGCCGCTTGAGTGAGGGAAGGGTGGCGATAGCGGGGTGATGGTGGGAGATTGCGGTAGCTTTCTGTAAAGCTTTGACGATGGGTCGCTCTGCTGGTACTCGAGCTCGAGTGTGACCTTTGTGGtgagggcgacgacgacttAACATCGGCTGGCTTGGTAGACCTCTCTACATCGGTATTGATAGACATGTTGGATTTCGCTGCTATCGCATCCTTATCCATTACATGTTGGTAGGCAAGATTCCATGAAAAATGTCCAGTCGAGAAAATGCGAAGGAACGAAAGCAATGCGCAGTGTTCTCAGGTGATGGGACTAGGAAGAGGCGTAATCCCCCGGATATACTTTCTGCTCCATTTAAGTCGTCGCATACTAATACTAGGAGCTTAGGTGCGGTCATAGGTACTCCGCCTAGGAAAGGTACTACAAGTGGCAATTCGTCGAGAGGCTGTTGTCTAGCTCAGTGGCTCCACTGATCTTAGCTACCCTGGTAGGCCATGAACAAAATAAGGTTCACAGATTGGTTGATTGATAGGTAGATGCCAAACTCCTCGAATGAGTAGAACGACTGGGAAAAGCTTGCGCGATTAGACATGTAGTCTTATTGatgctataataataatatagaAAGAAGCAGCGCGCCCCTGTTCATCGAGCAAATATCTCGTCCACTTGACTTGATATCACTGCCGTTTCGAACCACCACTCACTTGTGCAAGTGGCTCACAGTAAATTCCAACTGAGTTTAGATCGATCAGTGCTTGGAATGCGAAAGCTTTGTGTCCTGGGGATCCCGCTGCATTTTCTAGACTAAGTTGAAGAGTTTTCATAAGTACAAGGGCCGTCAGTGTTGAGCTACCGTAGTagttctctctcttgaacaATCTGAGCAGCTTTGCCCATTACTTCCTCTGATTAGGTACCTACTACCCAGGCACTATCGCGGTCTAGGTAGTTTTTTTAGTACACGCCCAGAAGTTATACACACCCTTCCCCTCCCCCACCTTCCTCACCTGCACCCACCACAGAACTTCGATTTCTGTATTAtctgcttttctcttttttttttgtcctgCCGCTAGCTCCGCGATAAggatcttcttttttgttctgaTTGTCAAAAATCTTCACGACATAACTGCGCGGCGTTCTCGTCCGTTGGCCGTCGCAACcatgtctcttctctccccagACGTGCATGCCGAGCTCACGCAACTTTTGCAGGCGCTTCAGGCTTCCGATAACAGCATCCGATCTCAGGCTGAAGAGCACCTCCAAAACAGCTGGACGAATTCGCGCCCAGAGGTCCTCTTAATAGGCCTCGTGGAACAGATACAGGGCGGTACAGACAATGCGGTAAGTCTTAACCCTCAGGTCTTAACGGCCTCCCGACTGCTGGGCTgcgaacttttttttttgacttcTCTGCCTAGCTTCGTTCGTTTGCGGCCGTCATATTTAGGCGCATAGCCTCGAAAACTCGAAAAGCCGAATCTGGAAACAACGTAGATCTGTTCTATTCGCTAGCGAAAGACCAAGCCGTCGTCATTCGCCAGAAACTCCTTGAAACCTTGGGCTCCGAAGCTGATCGAGCGGTTCGCAACAAAATAAGTGACGCTGTCGCTGAAGTCGCGCGGCAGTATACAGACAACAGTCAGTATTCCCGGTCACCACACCTCATAATGTGCCCAACTTCCTTCGTCTTCGATACTAATACCTGAGCTGGATAGATGACTCTTGGCCCGAACTGCTAGGAGCACTCTTCCAACTAAGCCAGGCTCTGGAAGCCGAAAGGCGAGAGAACGCATACAGAATCTTCGCTACCACGCCAGGTATCATTGAAAAGCAGCACGAAGAAGCGGTTCTGCAAGCCTTCCAAAGAGGCTTCAAAGATGATGCTGTCCAGGTACATTGTTTGGTTCACGATCTGCGGTGCAGCCTACTGACTGGAGCTTTGCGCAGGTTCGATTGGCGGCTATGGATGCCTTTGCGTCCTTCTTCAGGACGATTAGCAAGAAAGGGCAATCTAAATACTATGCTCTCATTCCCGATGTGCTCAACATTCTCCCTCCCATCAAGGATTCCCAAGATTCGGACGACTTAAGCAAAGCCCTGGTCGCACTCATCGATCTGGCTGAGACAGCACCAAAGATGTTCAAGCTTCTGTTTCACAACCTCGTCCAGTTCAGCATTTCTGTTgtccaagacaaagaactGGACACAATTTGCCGCCAAAATGCACTGGAATTAATGGCTACATTTGCTGATTACGCTCCATCGATGTGTCGAAAAGATGCGTCTTACACTACGGATATGATCACTCAATGCTTGAGCTTGATGACTGATCtcggcgaggatgatgatgatgccgccgaATGGTTGGCATCTGATGATGTGAGTTTTTTCCGGCAATAGTTTGTACTAATAACTTTCTTGCTAATACAAGTATCTAGCTCGAAGCAGACGAGAGCGACCAGAATCATGTAGCTGGAGAACAAACCATGGACCGCCTTGCTAATAAACTAGGAGGGCAGACAATTCTTGCTCCTACATTCAACTGGCTCCCTAGAATGATGACTTCCATGGCATGGAGGGACCGACACGCTGCTCTCATGGCTATCTCTGCCATTTCAGAAGGCTGCCGAGACCTGATGATGGGAGAACTTGGTCAAGTTCTTGATTTAGTGATTCCTGCTCTTCAAGATCCGCACCCTCGTGTGCGATGGGCTGGCTGCAATGCGCTGGGACAAATGAGTACCGATTTTGCCCCCAAAATGCAAACCGATTTCTACGACCGGATCTTGAAGGCAATCATCCCTGTCTTAAACTCACCAGAGGCCCGGGTGAAATCCCATGCCGCAGCTGCTCTAGTCAACTTTtgtgaagaagcagagaagtCAACCCTGGAACCTTACTTGGATGAGCTTCTATCACACTTATTCCAACTACTCCAAAGCGAGAAGCGCTTTGTGCAGGAACAAGCTTTATCTACCATCGCAACCATTGCTGATGCGGCCGAAGCGGCGTTCGCAAAGTATTACGATACTCTGATGCCTCTTCTTGTAAATGTGCTCCAGAATCAGAATGAGAAAGAGTACAGGCTTCTGCGGGCCAAAGCCATGGAATGCGCAACTCTTATTGCTCTTGCTGTCGGCAAAGAGAGGCTTGGTCAGGATGCCATGACCCTTGTGAATCTGTTGGCACACATCCAAACAAATATCACAGATGCAGACGACCCCCAGGCCCAGTACTTGATGCACTGCTGGGGCCGCATGTGCCGTGTTCTTGGCATCGACTTCATTCCTTTCCTAGAGAACGTTATGCCGCCGCTTCTCGAACTCGCCATGGCTAAACCGGACATACAACTATtagatgacgatgagcaaGCCGAGCAGATGCAAGGAGAGGAAGGCTGGGAGTTTGTGCCACTCAAAGGGAAAATGATCGGCATTCGTACTAGCACTATGGATGACAAAAACATGGCCATTGAACTCTTGGTTGTCTACGCTCAAGTGCTTGAGGGTGCCTTTGCCCCCTTTGTTGCAAACATTATGGAGAAGATCGCGCTGCCTggcctttccttcttctttcacgACCCCGTTCGCTATATCTCAGCTAAGCTGGTACCGCAGCTGCTCAGCTCCTACAAGAAGGCTTACGGTAGCCCCTCAAACGAGCTGACCGGCCTTTGGAATGCCACTGTGGACAGACTACTGGAGGTGCTTACTGCCGAGCCAGCCATCGACACACTCGCAGAAATGTACCAGTGCTTTTACGAGTCTGTCCAAGTCCTGGGTAAAGAGTGCCTGACGATAGATCACATGAATCGCTTTATCGACTCCGCTATTTCAGCACTGGAGGACTATAAAGACCGAGTGGCAGAACGAGCTGACGCCAAAGAAGGCGCTACTGCTGACGACGTAGAGGACGAAGCAGAAGAGACTCTCATAGCAATCGAAGATGACCAAACGC from Trichoderma atroviride chromosome 3, complete sequence encodes the following:
- a CDS encoding uncharacterized protein (EggNog:ENOG41), with product MSINTDVERSTKPADVKSSSPSPQRSHSSSSTSRATHRQSFTESYRNLPPSPRYRHPSLTQAAIQDLVNHPPSTSRHQNPKFVGREWGDITIGELVSPDDVRWIDVECSVEEATMMLLHSPTSVVLVKDETSASNPTFCFDYNDLNAYLLTVVGLAGPDNHDIMVKAQGGAHIALREIQSLCFRDTIVKLNSNVSLSQAIEKLGSGIHRLLVTDAAGDVIGILSQLRMVEFFWNEGINFPTIDRLYPAAVQELGIGGQPIISVHADAPLTDALSLMYDEGLSSVAIVDNGQNVVGNISTKDVRHLTSSSSAHLLSGSCMNFISVILNERGVEKGQDVYPVFYVSPYSTLAHTVAKLVATRSHRMWVVDSVPPPSPLPTPATPTATSQSSVTSDIAPGAIPSAAPVLSVPAAAMAGALLSGKLIGVVSLTDVLNAFAKSTGLHPSEPWEQRARRRRSSSSSVRHSVEAFRSNNEARR
- a CDS encoding uncharacterized protein (BUSCO:EOG092D0BFU), which codes for MSLLSPDVHAELTQLLQALQASDNSIRSQAEEHLQNSWTNSRPEVLLIGLVEQIQGGTDNALRSFAAVIFRRIASKTRKAESGNNVDLFYSLAKDQAVVIRQKLLETLGSEADRAVRNKISDAVAEVARQYTDNNDSWPELLGALFQLSQALEAERRENAYRIFATTPGIIEKQHEEAVLQAFQRGFKDDAVQVRLAAMDAFASFFRTISKKGQSKYYALIPDVLNILPPIKDSQDSDDLSKALVALIDLAETAPKMFKLLFHNLVQFSISVVQDKELDTICRQNALELMATFADYAPSMCRKDASYTTDMITQCLSLMTDLGEDDDDAAEWLASDDLEADESDQNHVAGEQTMDRLANKLGGQTILAPTFNWLPRMMTSMAWRDRHAALMAISAISEGCRDLMMGELGQVLDLVIPALQDPHPRVRWAGCNALGQMSTDFAPKMQTDFYDRILKAIIPVLNSPEARVKSHAAAALVNFCEEAEKSTLEPYLDELLSHLFQLLQSEKRFVQEQALSTIATIADAAEAAFAKYYDTLMPLLVNVLQNQNEKEYRLLRAKAMECATLIALAVGKERLGQDAMTLVNLLAHIQTNITDADDPQAQYLMHCWGRMCRVLGIDFIPFLENVMPPLLELAMAKPDIQLLDDDEQAEQMQGEEGWEFVPLKGKMIGIRTSTMDDKNMAIELLVVYAQVLEGAFAPFVANIMEKIALPGLSFFFHDPVRYISAKLVPQLLSSYKKAYGSPSNELTGLWNATVDRLLEVLTAEPAIDTLAEMYQCFYESVQVLGKECLTIDHMNRFIDSAISALEDYKDRVAERADAKEGATADDVEDEAEETLIAIEDDQTLLSDMNKAFHSIFKNHGIAFLPAWERLMPTYEGFLASPDPTQRQWGLCIMDDVLEYCGPQSIRYATYIQQPLIDGCRDASAAIRQAAAYGIGVAAHRGGAAWSPFLGGSVPFLFQVTQVPEARNEDNVYATENACAAIAKILHYNSTSLEDVPSTINQWIDTLPVTNDEEAAPYAYAYLAELIDRQYPSVMNQAGKVFVFIAQALEAETLQGQTASRVAAATKALLTAANVDPMPLLQQFSPEAQRTIMGYFS